Proteins encoded together in one Balearica regulorum gibbericeps isolate bBalReg1 chromosome 3, bBalReg1.pri, whole genome shotgun sequence window:
- the B3GNT2 gene encoding N-acetyllactosaminide beta-1,3-N-acetylglucosaminyltransferase 2 yields MSVGRRRLKLLGILMMVNIFIYVIVEVSKSGSQEKNAKGRVIIPRSKFWRKYTPHKAYWNKQQQKLELLYNPILTLLSNMTVEENLVSNSSVLSSCDPDPWVASEVSDFATLPDRFKDFLLYLRCRNYSLLMDQPNKCKHKPFLLLAIKSLTPHFDRRQAIRESWGKEIKLGDVTVKRVFLLGQTPPEDNFPDLSDMIKFESETHQDILLWNYRDTFFNLTLKEVLFLKWVSSSCADVQFIFKGDDDVFVNTHQILDYLKSLSKDKAKDLFIGDVIKDAGPHREKKLKYYIPESVYEGSYPPYAGGGGFLYSGDLALRLNNASDQVLLYPIDDVYTGMCLQKLGLAPEKHKGFKTFDIEEKYRNNICSYTNLMLVHSRKPQEMIKIWTHLQDPHLNC; encoded by the coding sequence ATGAGTGTTGGACGCAGAAGATTAAAGCTGCTGGGAATTCTGATGAtggtaaacatttttatttatgtgattGTGGAAGTATCAAAAAGTGGCAGCCAAGAGAAGAATGCAAAAGGTCGTGTTATTATACCACGCAGCAAATTCTGGAGAAAATATACTCCTCACAAAGCTTATTGGaacaaacagcaacagaagCTTGAACTGCTGTACAACCCTATTTTGACCTTGCTTTCCAATATGACTGTGGAAGAGAACTTGGTTTCTAACTCGAGTGTTCTCAGTTCCTGTGACCCTGACCCATGGGTAGCTTCAGAGGTTAGTGACTTTGCAACCTTGCCAGACAGATTCAAAGACTTTCTACTTTATTTGAGGTGTagaaattattcattattaATGGATCAGCCAAACAAGTGCAAACATAAAcctttcctgctgctggctATTAAGTCACTTACACCCCATTTTGATAGAAGGCAAGCAATTAGGGAATCTTGgggcaaggaaataaaattggGGGATGTGACAGTCAAAAGGGTCTTTTTACTTGGACAGACTCCACCAGAGGATAATTTTCCTGATCTTTCAGACATGATAAAATTTGAGAGTGAAACCCACCAAGACATTCTCCTTTGGAACTACAGAGACACTTTCTTCAATTTAACTCTGAAAGAGGTGCTGTTCCTCAAGTGGGTCAGCAGCAGTTGCGCAGATgtccagtttatttttaagggtGATGATGATGTTTTTGTGAATACCCATCAGATCCTGGATTACTTGAAGAGCTTATCAAAGGACAAAGCCAAAGACTTATTTATAGGCGATGTGATCAAAGATGCTGGACctcatagagaaaaaaaattgaagtacTACATCCCAGAAAGTGTTTATGAAGGTTCGTATCCTCCATATGCAGGAGGCGGTGGGTTCCTGTACTCTGGTGATCTGGCATTAAGACTGAATAATGCATCTGACCAGGTACTCCTTTACCCTATCGATGATGTTTATACTGGAATGTGCCTTCAGAAGCTTGGGCTTGCTCCGGAAAAACACAAAGGCTTCAAAACATTTGATATcgaagagaaatacagaaataacatATGTTCCTACACAAACTTAATGTTAGTACATAGTAGAAAACCTCAAGAAATGATTAAGATTTGGACACACTTGCAAGATCCACACTTAAATTGTTGA